The Streptomyces sp. M92 nucleotide sequence CCGCAACACGGTGATCTGGTGCATGGCGGCGGCCGCGCTCTGCCTGCTCCTCCTCGGCCTGGCGGGCGGCGACTCGGCGACCGGCGTCCTGGCCTGGACCTCCCTGGCCGCGGTCTTCCTCTTCGGCTCCAACATCTGCCTCTACCTCTACACGCCGGAGCTCTTCCCCACCCGGATCAGGGCCCTGGGCTCCAGCGTGGGCGGCGCGATGAACCGCCTGGGCGTCATCCTCGGCCCGATCGTCGTGGGCGCCATCTACGCGGGAGGCGCCATCGGCACGGTGTTCGTGACCCTGGCGGCCGTCGCCCTCGCGGGCTCGCTGTCGGCGGCGGTCGGCGCGGAGGAGACGAGCGGTCGGACGCTGGAGGAAGTCGCGCCGTAGGGCAGCCGCGGGGCCGGGAGGGCGGGGGCCTTCCGGCACGGCGAGGACGGAGTGAGGGAATCTGTCCTCCGGGGGCTCATATGAGCGACGGGATGACAGACGCGGCCGCGGTGTTCACGGCGGCGGGTGGTGGGCGTGGGCGATGCGGGTCGCGAGCCGGTGCACGAGCCGTCGGGCCGCCTCCGGTTCCACGACCTCGATGTGGTCGCTGAACTGAAGCAGCTGCCGCACGCCGTCCAGGTGGCCTGCGGCGGCGGCGAGGGCAACGCCTGCGTAGAGATCGCCCACCGCCACTCCCACATAGCCGTCCGCGACTCCAGAGCCCCCACCCGAGCCACCCTCGCCTTCCCCACCCCCGCCTTCACCGCCTTCCTCACCTCCCTCAAGACCCCCGCCGGGGAATAACCGGAGACCGCCTCCTGTTACGTCGCGCAGCGAACGACACCGAACGTGACACCCGGGAGGCACCCGACCATGGCCCCAGACGCCGCAGAAGCCGCAGAGGAGATCCGGGGCACCGCCCACGGCACCGCCCCCGTCCCCCTCTCCGTGCTGGACCTGGTGACCGTCGGCGCCGGCCGCACCGCGACCGACGCCCTGCGGACCAGCGTGGACATCGCCCGCCTCGCGGAGAACCGCGGTTTCCACCGCTACTGGGTCGCCGAGCACCACTCGATGCCCGGCGTCGCCTCCTCCTCACCCGCCGTGATCCTCGCGCACCTGGCCGCCCACACCGACCGCATCCGGCTCGGCTCGGGCGGCGTCATGCTGCCGAACCACGCCCCCCTCGTCATCGCGGAGCAGTTCGGCACGCTGGAGGCCATGGCTCCCGGCCGCGTCGACCTCGGCCTCGGCCGCGCCCCCGGCACCGACGGCGCCACCGCCGCCGCCCTGCGCCGCACCGACCGCCTCAACGAAGGCGCCGACGACTTCCCGCAGCAGCTCGCCGAGCTGATCCGCTTCCTGGACGACGACTTCCCCGACGGGCACCCCTACCGCCGTATCCACGCCGTACCCGGCCCGGTGCAGGCCACCTCCCCCGGCGGCGTGCAGTCGGCGCACCGGCCGCCGGTGTGGCTGCTCGGTTCCTCCGGCTTCAGCGCACGGCTGGCCGGCACCCTGGGCCTTCCCTTCGCCTTCGCGCACCACTTCTCCGCGCAGAACACGGTCCCCGCGCTGGACCTGTACCGGGAGTCCTTCCGCCCCTCCGCCGTCCTGGACGCGCCCTACGCCCTGATCGGCGTCTCCGCGCTCGCCACCGACGACGAGAAGGAGGCCCGCCGGCAGGTGCTGGCCGCCGCGCTGAACATGGTCCGGCTGCGCACCGGACGCCCGGGGCTCGTACCGACGCCGGAGGAGGCGGAGGCGTACGAGTTCAGCCCGATGGAGGAGGAGTTCGTCCAGTCCTGGAACTCCAACGTCATCCACGGCACCGCCGACGAGGTGCGGTCCGGCCTCGACGACCTCCAGAAGCGCACCGGCGCCGACGAGCTGATGCTCACCGCCAACGCCCACGGCGGCGACGTGCGCCTGCGCTCCTACGAGCTGATCGCCGACGCCTACGGCTTGCCGGCGCCCGCCTGAACCCCGGCCTCGCCGGGCCCGGCGGAGCCCAGCAGGGCGGAGATGCGGTCCGGCGCCACCGGCCGGGAGTACAGCCAGCCCTGCCCGGTGTCGCAGCCGATGCGGCGCAGCCGGGTCGCCTGGTCGGAGGTCTCCACGCACTCGGCGGTGACGGTGAGGCCGAGGCGGTGGGCGAGCTGGACCATCGCCTCGACGATGACCTCGTCGGCGGGGCTGGCCGCCGAGGCGTCCGCGTCCGGCGCGGCCGCCCCACCCCGGGCCCCGGCGGCCCCGGCGGCCGCGGCACCGTCGTACTGGAAGCCCCGTACGAACGCCCCGTCCAGCTTCAGCACCGAGACCGGCAGCCGGCTGAGGTAGGCCAGGTTCGAGTAGCCGGTGCCGAAGTCGTCGATGGCGATGTGGACGCCCATGTCGCTGAGCGCCTTGAGGGCCTGGAGCGGGCGGCCCGCGGAGCCCATGACCGCCGACTCGGTCAGCTCCAGCTGGAGCAGGTGCGGGGCCAGGCCCGTCTCCTCCAGGGTCGCCGCCACGTCCGCCACCAGGTCGGAGTCCCAGACCTGGCGGACGGCCACGTTGACGCTGACGAAGATCGGCGGTTCGTCCGGGTGGGCGAGCTGCCAGCGGCGGGCCTGGCGGCAGGCCGTGCGCAGGATCCAGCGGCCCAGGGGAACGATCGATCCGTCCTCCTCCGCCAGTGCGATGAACCGATTCGGCGCCAGTACGCCGAACTGAGGATGATTCCAGCGGATAAGCGCCTCGACGCCGCGCACCCGGCCGTCCTCCATGCCCACCAGCGGCTGGTACTCCAGCGCGAACTCGCCCCGGTCGATGGCGGGGCGGAGGGTGGCGGCCAGTGCCTGGCGGGTCATGCGGCTGGCGTTGCGTTCGGGGTCGAACAGGGTCCAGCGGGCCCTGCCGTCGGCCTTGGCCCAGTACAGGGTCGTGTCGGCGGCCTGCATCAGGGCGGTGGGCGTGGTGCCGGCGGTGTGGCGTTCGACGACGCCGACGGAGGCGGTGACCGAGAGGCGGCGGTCGGCGACCTCGAAGGGTGCCTGGAGGGCCGCCAGCACGGATTCGGCCAGGTCGGCGAGTTGTTCGGTGCCGGTGGAGTCCTCGACGAGGAGGGCGAACTCGTCGCCGCCGAGGCGGGCGACCAGCGGGGCGCCGGAGCGGGCGTGCGCGGCCTCCTCGGCGCAGCGCGTGAGGCGTTCGGCGACGGCGGCGAGCAGGCGGTCGCCGACGCGGTGGCCGAGGGTGTCGTTGACGGCCTTGAAGCCGTCCAGGTCCAGGTAGCACAGGCCGATCCGGCCGGTGCCGCCGCCGTGTTCGTACGACTCCGCCTCCAGCGCCGCCGTCAGGCGTTCGAAGAACAGGGCGCGGTTGGGCAGCCGGGTCACCGGGTCGTGCATCTGGAGGTGGCGCAGCCGGGCCTGGAGCTCGCGCCGGGCGCTGATGTCGGCGACCGACAGCAGCAGCCCCGGTACGCCGTCCTCGCCGTCGGTCCCGGTCAGCGGCTCGACCGTCACCTGCACCCACAGGGAGCGCCCGTCGGCCCCCTTCAGCCGCCGGGTGCAGCGCAGCCGGGCCCGGCGGCCGGACAGCACCTCGCGGTACGCCTGCCAGGTGCCGGAGTCGGCGGCGAGGTCGACGAGGTCGGCCGCCGCACGGCCGGTCAGCGCGTCCGGGCCGGTGCCGAGGAGGGTGCCCAGCGTGTCGTTGGCACCGACCACGAGGCCGTCGGTGTCGACGACGGCCATGGCGAGGGGCGCGGCCGTGAACGCCGACCGGTAGGCCGGGGGCCCCGCGCACGGCGCACGAGGAGCCAGGCCCACGTCACCCTCTGTGACGGTCGGTCGGTCGAAGTCTGCCGCGGGCGCCGGCCCTTCGGAGGTTCCGTTCACCGCTCGCTCCCGCAGTGCCTCGATCTCTGTTCGTGCTCTGTTCGTGCAGGAAAGTGTGCCGATCATAGAGGCTGGCACGGAGCCCTTCCAGCCGCCGCCCCGCGTTCCCGACCGGCCGAACCCCCCGCCAGATCGTTTCCGCTCGCGCCTGGACGAGTTCTTCACGCCCCCGACCAGTTGTGACGTTGCGTAAGTGACTCACGGTTGCAGGTCCGGTGACAGCCGTCGAAACTCCGGACGACTCACCCATCCGGTGCAGGCGAACAGGACGTAGTACGACAATCACGCACAAGCTGGGTGCGGTGTCCCGTCAACCGCACCCGGAGGTCCATGTGCCGCGCCAGCTCCCCCTGAGGCGACTTCCGCGGGAGGCTCTCAAGGGGCTCGGTGCGGGCCGCGGCACGGCGGGAGCCCGCCGCTCCAGGCTGCGCGGTACGGCGGCGGTGTGCACCACGATGTCCGCGCTCGCCGCGACCTCCCTGATCGGCGCGCCGTCGGCCGCCGAGCCCTTCTCCCCGGAGCCCTGCGCCCTCCAGCGCACCGAGGCGCACCACTCCGAGGGTCTGAGCACCTGGAACGCCGCCTACCCGAAGCCCGTGCGGGCCCTGGACGCGGTGATGGTCTTCCTGTCCTTCCCCGACTCCCGGCCGCTGGCCGCGCCGGCCGAGCTCGCCGCCGACCACTTCCCCGCCACCACCCGCTTCTTCCAGCGCGCCTCCTACGGCAGGTTCACGCTGCGCCCGCACCCGCTGCCCGGCTGGATCCCCATGCCGCGCCCGTCGACGGCGTACGACATACGGCGCGACTGGAGCCCCCGGCACCGGGCCGCCTACCTGCGCGACGCCCTGGGCGCCGCCGACCGGCACGTCGACTTCTCCCGCTACGACATCGTGTACTTCGTCGCCGACCCGGACGCGCCCGGCGTGGACTCCGACGCGACGAAGGTCGTCAACTTCGACACTCCCCTGCGGGCCGACGGCACCGACATCCGGCGGGTCGTCACCGTCTTCGAGAACCATCCGCCGGACCGGCTGGTCCTGGCCCACGAGACGGGGCACGTCTTCGACCTGCCCGACCTGTACCACCGGCCGGAGGACGACGAGGGCGACTGGGACACCCACGTCGGCGACTGGGACCTCATGGGCAGCCAGTTCGGACTGGCCCCGGACCTCTTCGGCTGGCACAAGTGGAAGCTGGGCTGGCTGGAGCCCCGGCAGGTGGCGTGCGTGCGCGGCGATGAGCCGGTCCGGCTGACGCTGGAGCCGCTGGGGGCGGGGCCGGGGGTGGTGGTGACCGGCGCCGCGGGAGCGCCCGCCTTCGGCCTCGGCCGCGGTACGAAGCTGGCGGTGGTGCGGACGGGGGCGGACACCGTGCTCGCCCTCGAGGCCCGGGGACCGGTCGGCAACGACGCCGCCGCCTGCCGGGCGGGCGTCCTCGTCTACCGGGTGCACGGCGGGGTCCGGTCCGGGGACGGGCCGATCGAGGTGGTCGACGCCCACCCGGACACCGAGGCGTGCTGGGAGGATTCCGTCTACCCGCCCCTCGCCGACGCCCCGGTCGCCCTCGGTGAGAGCTTCACGGTGCCGGGCGACGGCGTACGGGTCCAGGTGCAGGGGCGGACGGTGTCGGGGGCGTGGACGGTGCAGGTCACGCCGGGGTGACCGGACGGCCCCCGACCATGCGATAAGGCCCTCCACCTGAGTGGAGGGCCTTCTCGTCGTCTGTGCGCCGCCAGGGACTCGAACCCCGGACCCGCTGATTAAGAGTCAGCTGCTCTAACCAACTGAGCTAGCGGCGCCTGCTGACGTCGTAGACATTAGCATCCTGGTCGGCGGAGGGAAAAATCGAAATACGTACGGCGGCGCGCGCGGCCCGCACCGCCGCCCACAGCAGCACCTCCGGGCCCGGCAGCCAGGGCATACGCGTGTCCGGCGCCACCAGCCAGCGGGAGCCGGTGCGGGCGGGTCCGCCGGCCGGGGCCGGGACCGTCACCGCGTCTCCGGCGCCGTGGCACAGCAGCGGCGGCACCGTGCCCGTACGGCCGCCCTCCCGGCCCCGCGCGCTCCACTCCTCCCACTCCAGCAGTGTCGGCAGCCGCTGGGCGGTGCCGGGCGCGGCGAACAGGAGCATCCGTCCCCGGAACTCCGCCACGGGGCCCGAGCCCGGACCCTCCTCCCACAGCCGGTCCAGCATCCGGCGCCCGAAGACCGTGGGAGCGCTCACCACGTCGAAGGCGGAGCCGCAGGGCAGGACGACCGGGGCCGCGGGCCGCTCCTCCCAGAGCGCGAGCGTGCTGCGCGGGTACGCGCCCGCCGAGGCCAGCCAGGCGGCGCCGTCGGCGGTGACGTCCGAGGCGTGGGGCGCGGCGCTGAGGGTGACGTTGCGCGTGCTGCTGCTCATGACGCATACATCTACCCGGCGTGAGGGTCCGGCTCCGGTGGGTTGCGGGAAACCGGGACAGGAGGGTGGGGCGAGGAGTATCTTGCCCACCCGCTCGGCATATGCGGCCGTGCTAGTCGGAACCGGCCGTATTACTCGGAGTGAGCGCCGCCGCGCATCAGGTCCCGCCCGAACTCCACCATCTTCTTGGCGTAGTCCTCGGTCCACTCGGCCCGCTCGGCGATGTCCGCGGCCGTCAGCCGGTCGAAGCGGCGCGGGTCGGCCAGCTGGGCCGCCGCGACCGCCTGGAACTCCATCGCCCGGTCGGCCGCCGCGCGGAACGCCTGGGTCAGTTCGGTGGCCCGGTCGAGGAGCGCCCGGGGGTCGTCGATCGACTCGAGGTCGAAGAAGTGCTCCGGGTCGGCGGACGCCTCCGCCGGCTCGAAGAGCAGGGGCGCGGGGCGTAGCCGCGGTTCGTTCCGACGCGGCGTGGGCTCCGCCATGTCTTCTCCTCCTCGTACGGTGCGACGGCCCTCCCCGCGTGGACGCGGGTACCCCGGTGGAGTGGGCCACCGTCCATTGTCCCGCGCCCGCGCAAGTGGGCGTCCGGCCCGGCGGGTGCCGGACCGGACGCGGAGGAGAAGAGGACGCGACGCCGCCGCTAACCGGCGTAGGTCTCGAACTCGGCGACCTTCGGGGTGCCCGAGGCGCCGGTGATCTGGAAGGTGATCTTCTCCAGGGAGACCGCCGGGAAGGTGATGACGCCCGCTCCGCTGCCGGAGGCCAGGACGGCGCCGGTGTGGTGGTTCACGACCCGGTAGGAGCCGATGGTGCCCTCGGAGCCCGCCGCCTCCCGGATGTTGATTTTCGAGACGGTGGTGGGGGTGCCCCACTTGACCGAGACGGAGCCGGTGGTGCCGTCCGGCGACCAGTAGGTGCTCGGGTCACCGTCGCGGACGTTGCCGTAGCTGGTGCCGTCGGCCTTGGAGGAGCCGTCGGAGCCGGCGCCGATGCTGAGGTTGGCACCGGTGGGCGGGTCGGTCGGGTCCGGCGTCGGGTCCGTCGGGTCCGGCGTGGGGTCGGTGGGGTCCGGCGTCGGGTCGGTCGGGTCGGGCGTCTGCGGCGTGCAGTTGCCGTCGGAGACCTTCAGGCCCTTGTTCGCGCCGGCCGTGCTGCTCACCACGCCGGGCACGCAGGAGGCGTCGTCGAGGGTGTAGGCGTACGGGACGGAGACCGTGGTGTTGGACTGCGGGTCGGGGCCGGCCGGGTTGTTGTCCCCCTCCGGCTCGGACCAGGTGACGTTGTCGTAGATGTTGCCGCTGACCTGCCAGGAGCCGGCCTGGTCGGTGTAGAAGGTGCCGAGGACGTCCTTGGAGTCCTCGAAGTAGTTGTTGTCCACCTTGGCCTTGGCGCCGGCCCGGGAGTTGATGCCGGAGTCGTTCAGGCTCTTGTAGTGGTTGTTGTACATGTGGGCGATCCCGCCGCGCAGGAGGGGGGCGCGGGAGTCGATGTTCTCGTACAGGTTGTGGTGGAAGGTGACGTAGCCGTTGGAGCGGTCGGACTCGCTGGAGCCGATCAGGCCGCCGCGGCCGGAGTTGCGCAGGGTGCTGTAGGACAGGGTGACGTACTGGGTGTTGTCCTTCATGTCGAAGAGGCCGTCGTAGCCCTCCGACTCCCCGCCCGAGGCCTCCAGGGTGGTGTGGTCGACCCAGACGTTGCGGACGTCGCTCTCCATGCCGATGGCGTCGCCGCCGTTGGAGGTGGGTGAGCCGGACTTCTTGACGTTCCGGACCGTCACGTTCTGGATGATGATGTTGCTGGACTCCCGGATGTGGATGCCCAGTTGGTCGAAGACGGCGCCGCCGCCGACCCCGACGACGGTGACGTTGCTGATCTGCTTGAGCTCGATCTTGTCGGCCGCGGTGTTGCAGCTGTCGCCGGACACCTTGGTGGTGTTGCCGTGGTTGATGGTGCCCTCGACCTCGATGATGATCGGGGTGCTGCTGCTGGCGCGGCCGCACAGGGCCTCGTGGATCTGGGTTCCGGTGGTCGCCCGGACCGTCCGGCCGCCCGCGCCGCCGGTCGTGCCGCCGTTCTGGGTCGCGTACCCGGTGGCACCGCCGGCCGCCGCCGCGGCCTCGGGCATGGACAGCACCACACCGGTCGCCGCCGCGACGGCCAACGTGGCCAGCGCGGCGTGGAGTCGCAGCGCGACTGGTCGTCTCATCCTCGTCTCCCCTTCGTTTTCACGTGACGGAACGACAATTGTCGTGATCACGTCAATCAGACAATCGGGAAAGCGCTTTCTGATCGTGAGAATAGGATGCACCCCAACACCTGACAAGGGTTCAGTTGATTTCAGGTAGCCGCACAGTGGACACGTACATGAACAGCGCCACCGCCGATGTGCGCCCCGAACGCGGCTGCGGTACGCTCAAGCTGCCTGATCACGGGGGCCAACCCCCAAGAACCGGCAGTGCGTTGGTGGTCCAAGGAAAGACGCCCCACTTCCCGTGGGGAAATGCAGGTGCAAGGCCTGCCCAGCGCTCCAGGGAGAAGCCCGGCTCCGCAGCGGCGGAGTCGGGCTTCTCGCGTGTCACGGGCCGCTCAGGCCTGCACCACCGGCTCCCGCGTGAACAGCGCGCCCAGCTCGGGGGCGTTGACCCGGCGGTCCGCCAGGCGCAGGCCCTCCCAGACGGTGACCTGGTTGGCCGTGAGGACCGGCTTGCCCAGTTCCTTCTCCAGGGCCGGGATGTGCGCCACCGTGTGCAGGGCCGTGTCCGGCAGGAGGACCGCCTCGGCGTCCGGGCGGTCGGCGGAGCGGGCCAGGGCCAGCACCTCCGGCTCGCCCCAGGTACCGACCTCCGCCGCCGTGATGATCCCGGAGCTGACGACGTCGCTCACCCCGATGCCGGCGGCGCCGAGGAAGTCCGCGAAGAGCCGCGCCACGTCGTCCGGGTAGGTCGCGCCGATCGCGACCCGCCCCACCCCCAGCTCCTTCGCCGCGTGCACGAAGGCGAAGGAGGTCGAGGAGGCCGGGAGGCCCGCCGACTGGGCCAGCGCGCGCACCTGCTCGCGGGCGCCCTCCCAGCCGTGCACGAAGCTGCCGCTGGTGCAGGCCCACACCACCGCGTCGGCGCCGGTCAGCCGCAGCTCCTCCACGCCGGCCGCCAGCCGCCGCGGCGAGCCCATCTCCAGCAGCGCGTCCACCCGGTGCGCGTCCTCGCCGATGTCCGTGTGCACCAGGTCCACCCGGATGTCGCTGCCCAGGAGCTGCTCGATGCGCGGATAGTCGTCCTCGCCGGAGTGGCCCGGGTACAGGAATCCCAGTGCTGTCATGTCCACCCTTCCTGCTGCTGATCCGTGTCCGGGCCGTCCGAGACGCCCGGCATGTCCGCCACCGCTGGTCCGACCGGGCCCGCCACCGCGGGACCGGCCGGTCCCGGCACCACGGGACCGGTGCGTGCCGACGGGTCGGTCAGCGCCTGGTACGGCCCCACCGCAGGGGTACCCAGCCGGCGCAGCGCCGCCCACATCGTCACTTGGTTGGCCGAGATCACCGGGATCCGCAGCTCGGCCTCCAGCTGCGGGATGACGTCGTACGTGGGGAGGTTGGTGCAGGAGATGAACAGGGCGTCGGCCGACCCCTCGGCCGGTACCGCCTGGCGCGCCATGTCGGCCACGTCGCGGTAGGGGACCTTCCAGATGTGCCGGGTCAGGCCCATGAAGGCACAGCCGGTGACGGCGACGCCGGCCTCGGCGACGTACGCCTCCAGCGCCCGGGTCACGGAGACGGTGTACGGCGTCACCAGCGCGACCCGGCGTACGCCCAGCTCGGCCAGCGCGTCCAGCAGGGCGCCGGAGGTGGTCACGGACGGGACCGCGCCCGCCCAGGTCATCGCCTCGCACATCGCGCGTTCACCGGCGATGCCGCCGACGAAGCTGCCCGAGGTGCAGGCGTAGGCGACGACCTCGGGGGCGATGGCGTTGAGGGTGCGCACCGCCTCGCCGAGCGTCTCGTGTTCGCTGACCATGCGCGCGAGGTCCAGACTGACCTCGACGGGTACAAAAGGGGTTCGGGTCATGTGGAGCGAGACCTCGTCGGGCACCCATCGCCACAGCTCGCGATCGAGTGCGAAGTCGAACGGGGCGACCACGCCGACCCCGCGTTGCGGAGCTGGTCCGCCCAGAAAGGAGATGTCCATGGCACGCACCGACCTCACACTGTGAGAGGGGACGACAACGCACCGTACGCACGGCCGTGTTGACGAAGGTAGGTTCTGGTGCGAGCGTGGTCAATCCGCCCGCGTCATTCCCAGGTCAACAGCCGGTTCCGTCCCCCGTCAACCCGTTCCGAGCACCCGTGCGACCCCCGGAGACAGACCCGCCGATGACCACGTCCACACCCACGCACGCGACCACGCCCGCACCCCCGCCCACCCTCCTCGTACTCGACGCCGAGCCGCCGCCCCGGCTGGGCCGGCTGACCGGCCGGGCGCGGATCGAGCACGCCGACGAGTCGACGCTGGCCGGGCGGCTGCCGCACGCCGACGTGCTGCTCGTGTGGGACTTCACCTCGCACGCCGTGCGGAAGGCGTGGCCGGGGGACGGGCCGCGTCCGCGCTGGGTGCACACCGCGAGCGCCGGCGTGGACCATCTGATGTGCCCGGAGCTGGCCGCGTCGGACACGGTGGTGACCAACGCGCGCGGCGTCTTCGACCAGCCGATCGCCGAGTACGTCGCCGCGCTCGTCCTGGCGATGGCCAAGGATCTGCCCACCACGCTGCGGTTGCAGGGCGAGCGGACCTGGCGGCACCGCGAGTCGCTGCGGGTGGCCGGAACCCGCGCCTGTGTGGTCGGTTCGGGGCCGATCGGGCGGGCGATCGCGCAGACGCTGAAGGCGCTCGGCATCACGGTCGCGCTGGTCGGCCGCACCGCCCGTCCCGGTGTCCACGCGCCCGGCGAGCTGGACCGGCTGCTGACCCGCGCCGACTGGGTGGTCGCGGCGGCGCCGCTGACCGACGACACGCGCGGCATGTTCGACGCCCGGCGGTTCGGCGTGATGCAGCCGTCCGCGCGGTTCGTGAACGTGGGGCGCGGTCAGCTGGTCGTCGAGGACGATCTCGCCGAGGCGCTGACCAGCCGCTGGATCGCGGGCGCCGCCCTGGACGTGCTGAGCCACGAGCCGCTCGCCGCCGACAGCCCGCTGTGGGAGGTCCCGGACCTGATCCTCTCGCCGCACATGAGCGGGGACACGATCGGCTGGCGGGACGAACTCGGGGCGCAGTTCGTGGAGTTGTTCGAGAGTTGGGCGGCCGGCGAGCCACTGGCGAACGTGGTCGACAAGAAGCGTGGATACGTGCCCGGACACTGACGTCCCTGGAAACGGGAGGGTGCATGACCGACCTCACGGAGCTGACCGCCGTACAGCTCGTCGACGGCTACCGCAAGGGTGATTTCAGCCCGGTGGATGTCACCCGTTCGGCCCTGGAGCGGGCCGAACGGATCCAGCCGGAGCTGAACGCGTTCGTCCGGCTGACCGGCGAGGAGGCGCTGGAGCAGGCCCGGCGGGCCGAGGAGCGGTGGCGGCGCGGGGAGCCGGGCGGGCGGCTGGACGGGGTGCCGGTCACCGTGAAGGACAT carries:
- a CDS encoding maleate cis-trans isomerase family protein, which produces MTALGFLYPGHSGEDDYPRIEQLLGSDIRVDLVHTDIGEDAHRVDALLEMGSPRRLAAGVEELRLTGADAVVWACTSGSFVHGWEGAREQVRALAQSAGLPASSTSFAFVHAAKELGVGRVAIGATYPDDVARLFADFLGAAGIGVSDVVSSGIITAAEVGTWGEPEVLALARSADRPDAEAVLLPDTALHTVAHIPALEKELGKPVLTANQVTVWEGLRLADRRVNAPELGALFTREPVVQA
- a CDS encoding maleate cis-trans isomerase family protein encodes the protein MDISFLGGPAPQRGVGVVAPFDFALDRELWRWVPDEVSLHMTRTPFVPVEVSLDLARMVSEHETLGEAVRTLNAIAPEVVAYACTSGSFVGGIAGERAMCEAMTWAGAVPSVTTSGALLDALAELGVRRVALVTPYTVSVTRALEAYVAEAGVAVTGCAFMGLTRHIWKVPYRDVADMARQAVPAEGSADALFISCTNLPTYDVIPQLEAELRIPVISANQVTMWAALRRLGTPAVGPYQALTDPSARTGPVVPGPAGPAVAGPVGPAVADMPGVSDGPDTDQQQEGWT
- a CDS encoding D-2-hydroxyacid dehydrogenase, producing MTTSTPTHATTPAPPPTLLVLDAEPPPRLGRLTGRARIEHADESTLAGRLPHADVLLVWDFTSHAVRKAWPGDGPRPRWVHTASAGVDHLMCPELAASDTVVTNARGVFDQPIAEYVAALVLAMAKDLPTTLRLQGERTWRHRESLRVAGTRACVVGSGPIGRAIAQTLKALGITVALVGRTARPGVHAPGELDRLLTRADWVVAAAPLTDDTRGMFDARRFGVMQPSARFVNVGRGQLVVEDDLAEALTSRWIAGAALDVLSHEPLAADSPLWEVPDLILSPHMSGDTIGWRDELGAQFVELFESWAAGEPLANVVDKKRGYVPGH
- a CDS encoding LLM class flavin-dependent oxidoreductase, whose product is MAPDAAEAAEEIRGTAHGTAPVPLSVLDLVTVGAGRTATDALRTSVDIARLAENRGFHRYWVAEHHSMPGVASSSPAVILAHLAAHTDRIRLGSGGVMLPNHAPLVIAEQFGTLEAMAPGRVDLGLGRAPGTDGATAAALRRTDRLNEGADDFPQQLAELIRFLDDDFPDGHPYRRIHAVPGPVQATSPGGVQSAHRPPVWLLGSSGFSARLAGTLGLPFAFAHHFSAQNTVPALDLYRESFRPSAVLDAPYALIGVSALATDDEKEARRQVLAAALNMVRLRTGRPGLVPTPEEAEAYEFSPMEEEFVQSWNSNVIHGTADEVRSGLDDLQKRTGADELMLTANAHGGDVRLRSYELIADAYGLPAPA
- a CDS encoding putative bifunctional diguanylate cyclase/phosphodiesterase yields the protein MNGTSEGPAPAADFDRPTVTEGDVGLAPRAPCAGPPAYRSAFTAAPLAMAVVDTDGLVVGANDTLGTLLGTGPDALTGRAAADLVDLAADSGTWQAYREVLSGRRARLRCTRRLKGADGRSLWVQVTVEPLTGTDGEDGVPGLLLSVADISARRELQARLRHLQMHDPVTRLPNRALFFERLTAALEAESYEHGGGTGRIGLCYLDLDGFKAVNDTLGHRVGDRLLAAVAERLTRCAEEAAHARSGAPLVARLGGDEFALLVEDSTGTEQLADLAESVLAALQAPFEVADRRLSVTASVGVVERHTAGTTPTALMQAADTTLYWAKADGRARWTLFDPERNASRMTRQALAATLRPAIDRGEFALEYQPLVGMEDGRVRGVEALIRWNHPQFGVLAPNRFIALAEEDGSIVPLGRWILRTACRQARRWQLAHPDEPPIFVSVNVAVRQVWDSDLVADVAATLEETGLAPHLLQLELTESAVMGSAGRPLQALKALSDMGVHIAIDDFGTGYSNLAYLSRLPVSVLKLDGAFVRGFQYDGAAAAGAAGARGGAAAPDADASAASPADEVIVEAMVQLAHRLGLTVTAECVETSDQATRLRRIGCDTGQGWLYSRPVAPDRISALLGSAGPGEAGVQAGAGKP
- a CDS encoding bifunctional DNA primase/polymerase, encoding MSSSTRNVTLSAAPHASDVTADGAAWLASAGAYPRSTLALWEERPAAPVVLPCGSAFDVVSAPTVFGRRMLDRLWEEGPGSGPVAEFRGRMLLFAAPGTAQRLPTLLEWEEWSARGREGGRTGTVPPLLCHGAGDAVTVPAPAGGPARTGSRWLVAPDTRMPWLPGPEVLLWAAVRAARAAVRISIFPSADQDANVYDVSRRR
- a CDS encoding pectate lyase family protein, with amino-acid sequence MRRPVALRLHAALATLAVAAATGVVLSMPEAAAAAGGATGYATQNGGTTGGAGGRTVRATTGTQIHEALCGRASSSTPIIIEVEGTINHGNTTKVSGDSCNTAADKIELKQISNVTVVGVGGGAVFDQLGIHIRESSNIIIQNVTVRNVKKSGSPTSNGGDAIGMESDVRNVWVDHTTLEASGGESEGYDGLFDMKDNTQYVTLSYSTLRNSGRGGLIGSSESDRSNGYVTFHHNLYENIDSRAPLLRGGIAHMYNNHYKSLNDSGINSRAGAKAKVDNNYFEDSKDVLGTFYTDQAGSWQVSGNIYDNVTWSEPEGDNNPAGPDPQSNTTVSVPYAYTLDDASCVPGVVSSTAGANKGLKVSDGNCTPQTPDPTDPTPDPTDPTPDPTDPTPDPTDPPTGANLSIGAGSDGSSKADGTSYGNVRDGDPSTYWSPDGTTGSVSVKWGTPTTVSKINIREAAGSEGTIGSYRVVNHHTGAVLASGSGAGVITFPAVSLEKITFQITGASGTPKVAEFETYAG
- a CDS encoding DUF397 domain-containing protein — its product is MPHAVQVACGGGEGNACVEIAHRHSHIAVRDSRAPTRATLAFPTPAFTAFLTSLKTPAGE
- a CDS encoding M6 family metalloprotease domain-containing protein, yielding MSRQPHPEVHVPRQLPLRRLPREALKGLGAGRGTAGARRSRLRGTAAVCTTMSALAATSLIGAPSAAEPFSPEPCALQRTEAHHSEGLSTWNAAYPKPVRALDAVMVFLSFPDSRPLAAPAELAADHFPATTRFFQRASYGRFTLRPHPLPGWIPMPRPSTAYDIRRDWSPRHRAAYLRDALGAADRHVDFSRYDIVYFVADPDAPGVDSDATKVVNFDTPLRADGTDIRRVVTVFENHPPDRLVLAHETGHVFDLPDLYHRPEDDEGDWDTHVGDWDLMGSQFGLAPDLFGWHKWKLGWLEPRQVACVRGDEPVRLTLEPLGAGPGVVVTGAAGAPAFGLGRGTKLAVVRTGADTVLALEARGPVGNDAAACRAGVLVYRVHGGVRSGDGPIEVVDAHPDTEACWEDSVYPPLADAPVALGESFTVPGDGVRVQVQGRTVSGAWTVQVTPG